The following proteins are co-located in the Dromiciops gliroides isolate mDroGli1 chromosome 2, mDroGli1.pri, whole genome shotgun sequence genome:
- the LOC122742351 gene encoding LOW QUALITY PROTEIN: nuclear autoantigenic sperm protein-like (The sequence of the model RefSeq protein was modified relative to this genomic sequence to represent the inferred CDS: deleted 2 bases in 1 codon) has translation MATEPAAITELTPADKREEEAPAPSTSADKADSLDVDSESKKLLGLGQKHLVMGDIPAAVNAFQEAASLLMENGVLGNALDGVPVDEDGERAEDQAMVESTDNPEEEARGVLKEQASDATKEQEAAQKGKAEAAATPAEGEAQESPVEAGNGGGDVEMEEVEEAQVEAAPGSPEKAPSTAQEPEAGAASEEPPAGSGALAASPPQDGKAEEEEETKAEAVVEEKQGEVDAKTEEKPRDASEEQPALASGEPGAAIRVEGKATEAGRGEEAVAEAAPAPAATSEAMKGEEEAAPAEEEPAEGSAEAQEAATPMEAQAEVPIEEKPEEQPVATHAEGQGSTPSDPGESVPAEDQATQEPTDIQENSAPEAEPPAEVGPAHEGPTGTSEDSKAAGDGPENGPGDQVALGAPPEEKDELMKEEEEEEGEETEGSEEEDKENEREGEEHGSDSKLENKENEDEDIGNLELAWDMLDLAKIIFKRQETKEAQLNAAQAHLKLGEVSVESENYSQAIEEFQACLALQQNYLEAHDRLLAETHYQLGLAYSYNSQYGEAVSQFTKSVDVIEKRLAMLNERIKAAETPSAEDEKEVEELKELLPEIKEKIEDAKESQSSGNVSELALKATLVQAASGFTSSSGNSSASGIVARRSTDGAATTSSNCVTDISHLVRKKRKPEEESPRKEAEAKKPKQQPAVNGAGGGGGGGGGDGGGDAAEPQSETAENMEAEAENPTPPEAEAATVQSTA, from the exons ATGGCCACCGAGCCCGCCGCGATCACCGAGCTCACCCCAGCCgacaaaagggaagaggaggctcCTGCTCCATCCACATCTGCAGACAAAGCCGATAGTCTGGATGTGGATAGTGAATCTAAGAAGCTGCTGGGCTTGGGGCAGAAACATCTGGTGATGGGTGACATCCCAGCAGCTGTGAATGCATTCCAGGAAGCAGCTAGTCTCTTAATGGAGAATGGTGTGTTAGGAAATGCCCTGGATGGAGTCCCAGTGgatgaagatggagagagagcagAAGATCAGGCTATGGTAGAGAGTACTGATAACCCAGAGGAGGAAGCAAGGGGCGTGTTGAAAGAACAGGCCTCTGATGCCACGAAGGAGCAAGAGGCAGCACAAAAAGGCAAGGCCGAGGCTGCGGCCACTCCTGCTGAGGGGGAAGCCCAGGAAAGTCCAGTGGAGGCTGGGAACGGAGGAGGCGATGTTGAGATGGAAGAGGTGGAGGAGGCACAGGTGGAAGCTGCCCCTGGAAGTCCTGAGAAGGCCCCAAGCACAGCCCAGGAGCCTGAGGCAGGAGCTGCTTCAGAGGAGCCACCAGCAGGGTCAGGAGCCCTGGCTGCCAGCCCCCCACAAGACGGAAaagcagaggaagaggaggagaccaAAGCAGAAGCAGTAGTTGAGGAGAAACAGGGCGAGGTAGatgcaaaaacagaagaaaagcccAGAGATGCTTCTGAAGAGCAGCCAGCCCTGGCCTCAGGAGAGCCGGGAGCTGCCATCAGGGTGGAAGGAAAGGCAACAGAAgcgggaagaggagaggaggcagtGGCGGaggcagccccagccccagcagcaACATCCGAGGCtatgaagggagaggaagaagcgGCCCCCGCTGAAGAGGAGCCAGCAGAGGGGTCAGCTGAGGCCCAGGAGGCAGCAACCCCCATGGAAGCCCAGGCAGAGGTGCCAATCGAGGAGAAGCCCGAGGAGCAGCCGGTGGCCACCCATGCCGAGGGTCAAGGCAGCACACCCTCTGACCCTGGTGAGTCGGTCCCTGCAGAAGACCAGGCTACCCAGGAGCCAACAGACATACAAGAGAACAGTGCTCCTGAGGCAGAGCCTCCAGCAGAGGTGGGGCCTGCCCACGAGGGGCCCACAGGCACCTCAGAAGACTCCAAGGCAGCTGGAGACGGGCCAGAGAATGGCCCTGGGGACCAAGTGGCTCTAGGAGCACCCCCTGAAGAAAAAGATGAGctgatgaaggaggaggaggaggaggagggagaagaaactgAAGGTTCTGAAGAGGAGGAtaaggagaatgagagagaaggtGAAGAGCATGGGAGTGATTCCAAGCTggaaaacaaggaaaatgaagatgaggACATTGGAAACCTAGAGCTTGCTTGGGACATGCTAGACTTGGCAAAGATCATCTTTAAGAGGCAGGAAACGAAAGAAGCCCAGCTGAATGCGGCTCAAGCCCACCTGAAGCTGGGGGAAGTGAGCGTGGAATCTGAAAATTATAGCCAGGCCATAGAGGAATTCCAGGCCTGCCTCGCCCTCCAGCAGAATTACCTGGAGGCCCATGACCGACTGCTGGCCGAGACCCATTACCAGCTGGGCCTGGCCTATTCTTACAACAGCCAGTATGGGGAAGCTGTGTCTCAGTTTACCAAGTCTGTAGATGTCATTGAGAAAAGGCTGGCCATGTTGAACGAGAGGATAAAGGCAGCTGAGACGCCCTCTGCTGAGGATGAGAAAGAGGTTGAGGAGTTGAAGGAGCTGCTCCCCGAGATTAAAGAGAAGATCGAAGATGCCAAGGAGTCCCAGAGCAGTGGAAATGTCTCTGAGCTGGCTCTGAAGGCCACTCTGGTTCAGGCTGCATCTGGTTTCACATCAAGCAGTGGGAACTCCTCGGCCTCAGGGATCGTAGCCAGAAGATCCACAGATGGTGCTGCCACAACTTCCTCCAACTGTGTGACCGACATATCCCACTTGGTCAGAAAAAAGAGGAAACCAGAAGAAGAGAGTCCCCGGAAAGAAGCCGAGGCCAAGAAGCCCAAGCAGCAACCAGCTGTCAatggtgcgggggggggg gggggggggggcggtggcgACGGAGGCGGGGACGCCGCCGAACCCCAGAGTGAGACGGCAGAAAACATGGAGGCAGAGGCTGAGAACCCTACGCCACCTGAGGCGGAAGCTGCCACTGTACAAAGCACCGCATGA